DNA sequence from the Chryseobacterium indicum genome:
ATAGTTTTATGATTTTTAAAAATAAATCTGTGTTTGTGGCATCATTATTTTTAGCTTTTCAATGGTTGCTTTTTCCATTGGGTTTCCTGTTAATATTAATGTTTTAAGATTTTTCAGTTGAGGAATGTTAATTAAATAAATTTTATGTTAAATCGGAACTTATAAGAATCAAAAAAAGCCATATAAAATATGACTTTTAATTGTATTCAATTGGGTTAGGTTTTTAAGACAGACTGTACCATTTTTTGAAAAGGCTGTCGTAATCTTTCTGGTCAGATTTTGTCTTAATTAACGCAGCAAGCTGTGACATCTGTGTTTCTGCATCTGCTTTTCGCTTGTTGTAAATTAAAAAGTCGCAGTAGTTCCACATATTGGTATAGTATGGTTTTATACTGATGCTTTTTTGATAATTTGCTTCCGCTGCTACAATATCTTTATTCATTAAATGACATGATGCTAACTGATCGTACAGAAAAGCTTCATCCTGCTGATCCCAGCTCTGGGTGAGCGCTTCATTATAAACATCAATCGCTTTCTGATATTCTCCTTTCATTAAAAATTTCCCGCCGCGGTTGATAAATTCATTGGTTCTGTTGCTGATATCCGGTCCGGAATTATCATCACTGTAAACAACACCAATTTCACCCGACATTGCCGCTTTTTTCAAAAACTCCGCCAGTTTCTCATCAGATTCTGTATTTTCAAAGAAATCATTGATTGGTTTCAGCAGATATTCCTCAATCTGAATCGTTCCCGTAGCTTCATTCAGTCGCTTGTATAATTTAGCGGTTAATTTATCGGCTTTAACGTTCATTTTGTTTAAAATTTCTGTTAAAAGATCTAAAACAGCTAACACATGAGTTCTGTATTGTAGGGTTACTTTATCTCCGAATGGAAGAACAAAAGCTTCTCTTAATTCTTTTAAAGCGGCATTGTAATCGCCATTAGTATACAGTTTTCTGGCATTGATTAATCTTCCGGGAGCGTTTTTTAAACTTTTACGGCTGGAAATTACCGTGTAAATAATAAGCACAGCAAGAATCGCTGCAAAAATGATAACGTACTTCATAAATTTAAGTTTTTAAGGTAAATAGTTTATAATTGTGTTATTTTTAGCCTAAATAATCTGCTCCACTATACAGATATTGATAAGACTAATTTTTATACTTTTTTATTATCGGCGCAATATAGTCATTTTAATAAAAGTTTACCCATAAATTTTATTAATGTGGTACTTAAACTATTGAATATTTCATTGATCATTAACTATTTTCTGCTTGTATCCGTAAGAGAATTTAAAAATGCAATAATCTGTTTTATTTCGGTTTGTGATAAATTCAGCTTATCCGAAGCCAGCGTCTGATTTTTCACTTGTAAGCCAAGACCTTCTCCTCCCCCCTTCGTTGTAAAAATCCATAACTTCTTCCAGAGTATTGAAAGCACCGTTGTGAAAATAAGGTTTTGTTAAAGCCACATTTCTTACTGTTACTGTTTTGAAAGACTTTTCGTAGATCCAAGAATTTTCCTTTTTCACAGGACTGTTGATTCTTCCCTGATCTTCTGTCGAATGTTTTAAAATCTGTATTTTTTGCGAGATAATTAATTCCTTCCTTTAAAATGGCATCGGCTTTCTGAATATTATAATTTTTAAAGTAAGGATCATCATGAAGATATTTTTGCATCCCTGAAAAAACATGAGCAGAAAAAGTACCGCAGCAAAGGGATAAAATCTCATGAAATTTTTTGCGCAAATCTATTAATAGCGCACAATTCGGACGTTACCACAATTTTAAATCTGAATTAAATAATGTTTACATCTCTATTCGGGTATTTTTTATTAATTTTAAACCCCGAAATCAAATTCATTACCGAGCGGTCAATTTCCAGTATTGACATTCTAAAAATAATGATGAGGATCTTGGGAGAGGATTTTTAAAGATTGACAACAATCAATCACAATTTCAATGTATTAAACTATAAAAACGAATTTATGCTGAATAAACTTGCTGCTTCAGAACTTGTTCTGAACGAAGACGGAAGTGTTTATCACCTGAACCTTTTACCGGAAGATATTGCCGAGAAAATTATTCTTGTAGGCGATCCTGACCGTGTTGCAAAGGTTTCAAAATATTTTGACAAAGTAGAAGTTAAAAAGAATAAAAGAGAATTTTACACGCATACAGGAACGCTGAGAGGCGAAAGAATCACCGTAATGTCTACCGGAATCGGAACAGAAAATATTGACATTGTGATGAATGAGCTTGATGCGCTGGTGAATATCGATCTTAAAAATAAAGAATTTAAAGCGGAACATTCTGCTTTACAGCTATTCAGAATGGGAACCTGCGGAAGTGTGAATCCAGAGGTTCAGGTAGACAATATGCTGGTTACACAAAATGTTGTAGGATTGGACGGTCTGATGCATTTTTATCAGGATTATGCGTTTGAAAATGAATTTTCCAGAAACTTTACAGAAAAGTTTCCTTACCCGAAAATCAAACCAATGCTTTATTTTGCAGACTGGGCGGAAGAATTGGGAGAATTATACAAAGACGCAAAATATCATGGGAATACCGCTACATTCCCCGGCTTCTATGCTCCACAGGGAAGACAATTACGTCTGAAAGCTGTTGATGATAAATTTCTAGAAACTCTGAACGATCTGGGTGTAACAAATTTCGAAATGGAAACATCCGCGATTTACGCATTGTCTAAACTTTTAGGTCATAAAGCTATTACTGTAAATAACGTGATTGCCAACAGAAGACGTGGAGAATTCTCCGCAGATCATCATGCTTCTGAGAAAAATCTTATCGAATGGGTATTGGAAAGAATCATTAAATAACGAAGTAAATGGCTCTGCTATTATAAATTTCAAAATTGATAAAAGTAAAAGGATCTCGTTTAGGAGATCCTTTCTTTATAACCATTAAAGAAAACTTCTGAAGATTTTTTCAATCTGTACGAAGTGACGCATTTTATTATTTAATTCTGTTAAAATTCATTGATCGTGACGTAGAAATGCGCAGAGTATAAACTTTCTGCGTTTCCTGAAATATTGGTAAGATTAATTGTAATAGAAGAAGTTGAAGTCATTCTCGGATTAGAAATAGAAAACGATGCGTTTCCTGCGAAATCCGGAGCCGGACTCACTACAATTGTTGCTCTTGTTGAGCTTGGCAGCATCGCTGGCGGAATTGCAAAATCCGTTGTAGTAGATTTTCCTGAGGGGAGATTATTAATTGAAACACTTGGCCAAACCTCAAAACTGATCTGGTTTTTGTTTACCGTTCCTTTGCTTCCCAATTTGTACTGTCCGTTTACGTCTAATCTTGCTGTAGTATTCGGTGTACTTGTTCCTATTCCTACGTTTGCGCTGCTGTTTCCGATAGATATAGCGTTATACTGACTTGTTGTAGTGTTGTAACCTATGGCTGTGGAATTTTGTCCTGTTGCAGAAGCTCCGGAACCTATTGCTGTGGAATTCTGTCCGTTTGTAACCGTGTTGAATCCAACCGCAGTTTCACTGTTGGAATTTGTTTTCGCATTGTAACCTAATGCCACTGATTGAAATCCTGCCGCGAATGAATTGTTTCCCAATGCAGATGATTCGTTAGCTGTTGTTTTGGAATTATATCCGATTGCCGTAGACTGAAATCCGTCCGCTAAAGAATTATTCCCGATTGCTGTGGATTCGTTTTTATTGGTTTTGGCATTATAGCCGATTGCATTTGATTTGAATGCTGCTGCTGTTGCTTTGTTTCCTACTGCCAAACCGTCATTTGCCCCTACAGAAGCTTCATTTCCGATAGAAACTCCCTGATAAGCAGAACTTGAAGTTCCGATTGAAATACCATTCTGTCCGGCATTTGCCATTGGTCCTAGACTTACGGAATTGTCTACACCCAGTCTTCCCATTTTTACAGAATTAACTTTAAAAACAAGATCATCGTAGGTGTTGGTTCCTAAAGCAAGATTGGTATTTGATCCTCCATTGTTTCCGCTGTTGGTTGCGGTATCATTCCAGCCGTCTCCTCCTCCGGGAATAATTGGATTGATTTGGCTTCCTGCAATAGAAAGCATATTCCATTTTGCATTATTCCAATAGAAAAAGCCAGTCTCCACTAATCCGGCCTGTCCGTTATTCCATACAATAAGTCCATCAGCGGGAGAAACAATTGTGGTATTATCCGTATCGGAATTTAAGGCAACACTTGGAAAAAGTACACCTTTGTTATTAGAATTAATTTCCAACATGGCAGAAGGCTTTGGCGAAGGGGTTCCTATCCCAACCTGAGCCTGTGAAAAATTAAAGCTTAAAAAAAATAAGCCTGTAAATAAGATTTTAAATTTCGAATGTCTCTGCATTTCTAGTTTTTGTTAAATAGCTATCAGTTTGATACCACAAATATAATAATTTTTAATAAAAAGCAAATATTTTTGACAATTCAGCAACTTAACACTAAATAGTGAATAATTACTACAAAAAGTGTCTTTTAATCACAGTTTATTGAAGATTAATATAGAATTTATTCTATAGAAAAAACCCTTTAAATAATAGTCAAATCAGGAATTCGATTTTTTTTGAATAGTAATTTATTTAAATATTTATCAAAAAAAAACATGTAATAATGAATAAAACATAATTTATCACTACGCATTGAAGACAAGCTTACTTAAACTCCGATGAATAAAAGGATTTATAGTATTTTTCAATGATTTCAACTTATTATAATAGAAAATATAAATACATTTTATTTATAAAGCTAATGGTGATGATTTAGTTGAATATTAAAAAATCAATCTATATAAAATATTATGGATACCTAATATGCATTAAGTATTGCTAAGTTTTTATTTATAATACCATATTAATGACTAAAAAACTTCATCTGAAAAATGATCATATCGTATTTTCTACACAAATTGAAGGTTAACAACAATAGATTTTATATAAATGAAAGTTTATGATAATTTTAACAATAAGAAAAAAATTTAGGAATAGTTCTTGTTTAATTTAATATACACAAACAAAATATCACATTATGAACAATTCAGAATACAACAAAGCAGAAAACGCAGTAGATAACACAAAAAACTCTTTAAAAGATGCTGCAGATAATGCAAAATGGAAAGTAGAGGAATTGGCAGACAGAGCCAAAGATTATATTAATGAAAAAAGAAACAATGATGAAGAAGCGAGACATGAAGACTGGCTGGACAGAGTAAAAAATAATTTTGCTGATGCATGGGATGATGTTAAAGATAAAGCCAATGATGCATGGGAAAAAACAAAAGATGCAGCAGAAGATGTAAAAGCAGAATGGAACAAGAAAACGAATTAAAAATTTCAGTCATATAAATATTTTCAAGAAAAACGGAGTCTTTTTACAGAAGGCTCCGTTTTTTATTATGTACTAAACACAAATATTGCTACATTTGTATAATAATAAACATTAAAAAATTATGTCATACGGTTTACTTAAAGGCAAAAAGGGAATTATTTTTGGAGCCCTTAATGAACAATCGATCGCATGGAAAGTTGCAGAAAGATGTCATGAAGAAGGTGCTGAATTTATTTTGTCTAACGCTCCTATTGCTTTGAGAATGGGAGAACTTAACGGTTTAGCAGAGAAAACAGGATCTGAAGTAATAGGTGCAGATGCTACTTCTATCGAGGATCTTGAGAAGCTTTTTGATGCTGCTGTTGCCAAATTCGGTAAAATCGATTTCATCCTTCACTCTATCGGAATGTCCATCAACGTAAGAAAAGGAAAGCATTATACAGAAATGAACTACGACTGGTTAGAGAAAGGCTGGGATATCTCTGCTGTTTCTTTCCACAAAGTAATGAGAGTGGCTTGGGAAAAAGACTGTATGAATGAATGGGGAAGTATTTTGGCGCTTACTTATATTGCTGCACAGAGAACATTCCCGGATTATAATGATATGTCTGACAACAAAGCTTATCTTGAAAGCATTGCAAGAACTTTCGGAAACTATTGGGGTGAAAGAAAAGTTCGTGTAAATACAGTTTCTCAGTCTCCTACAATGACAACTGCCGGAAGCGGTGTGAAAGGTTTCGGAGGCTTCCTTGGATATGCAGAAGATATGTCTCCGCTAGGAAACGCAACAGCTCTTGAATGTGCAGATTACTGTGTAACGTTATTCTCTGATCTTACGAAAAAAGTAACGATGCAGAATCTTTTCCACGATGGAGGTTTCAGCAGTTCAGGGGTTACTCAGAGAGTGATCAGTAAATATGATGCTGAGTAATCTAAAATTATTTAATCAATATATCAAGCCGGAGCAAAATTGTTTCGGCTTTTTTATTGATTTTGTAAAAGAAAATTTCATAATTTCAAAACACATTGATTCAATTTAAAAATGAAAAAAACATTTTTATTATTTATAGCTTTTGCTTTATTTTCTTCATGCAAAAAGACTAATGAGAATAAACCTCAGACATTAAAAAAACTATTGAATGTAAAAGCTTTGGACAAAGACAAGGATTTTGTAATCTTTATTCATCCAACATCTCAATACTTAGATAGTTTAAAGAAAACGTATAAAAATGAGGATGATTTCTATACAATTGCTGATGATGCCAATTATTATACTGCAGAAGCCGGTGAATATATTTCAAAAAATAATATTGATAGAGTTGATGCAGAGATTGATAAGATAATTAAAATCGGAAAAATAAATATTAATCTATCTCAATACAAACCATGGTCTCTCTTATTATATGCTAAAGGAAAAGTTAAAAATGTTTATCCTATAGATATTGAAGATGAACTTCCTAAATTTTATGGAATTAAAAATAAAATCACCGAAGAAAAGTGTAATATTGAAAAAGCGTTAGATCTTATCAATAATTTACCAGAAGTTAAAAATCAGTCAAGATTCGTAGATTCTATTTCATCAAATAAGAAACATCTTTCTTTTATAACAGATAGTCTTGAGCTCAATAAACAACCATATTATATAATCAAAACAGGATTTAACGGGAAGCTTCATTGGGAAACTTATACTATTTTTTACATCAATAAAAATAATTGCAAAGAAATTTTAGTTGATGAAACAGTTTCCGGGGATGTAATTTCATTAGAAAAATGGAGAAAAAGTAATCATAATCAATTTTAATCGCATTAAACACCATATCATGGATGAAACAATTGAAAAATTAAATCAATATCTATCAGTCTTAAGACCTGAATTTTATTCTCAATTGAATAATCCTCTCACGGATGAACAGATAGATACATTAGAAGATTACTATAAATTGGAAATTCCAACAGATTTGCGAATACTTTACAAATGGAAAAACGGACAAAATATGAATTGTTATGATTCTTTCGTAAACAATTCCATGTTTATTCCTTTAAATCAGGCTCTTTTTGATGCATCCGAATTAAATATGATGATTGGAACCGATTTCGAAATTGAAAACTGGTGGAATAAAAACTGGATTCCTATTTTTCAAAATGGCGGAGGAGACAGCATTTGTTATGATGTAAAAGGAATTTTTACCGGACAGAAAAATCAATTAATTGAATTCTGGCATGCCGATAATGACAGGAATATCATTTCCGGCAGTTTAAAATCTTTTCTTACTAAATTAATCGATTTTTATGAAGCTAAAGATAATATTGATTTTGATGAATATTTTAGAATCAGAAATATTGACGGATATCCAAAAAGATTTATTGTTGAATAATATATAAAACAAAATCGGCGGCATCTTCGATGCCGCCGATTCTAAATAATAAAAATATAATATGAAGTCTATAAAATTACAGTCTGTATAGAATGTGCAGGAGCAGATAATTTTGCGGCCATACCTTCGATCCACAGATTTGTATCCATATCATTATCCGTATCATTCATGATAACCGTTACCAATTGTCCGTTTTCATTCATGAAAGTGGTTGAGGTTAATGCAGCTCTGTTTGACGAAGTTCCGATTCTGACCGCTTTTGGTTTAATGAATTTCGAAACGTGCCCTACATAATAATATTCATAGGTATAATGAAGCTCTCCGGTTTTGGTATCTGCAATGATCGGTGCAAAACAGAAATTTCCAACATGGTTTGGACCGCCTGTTTCATCCAGAAGAACATTCCAGTCTGTCCATAAAGCCGTTCCTTTATTGAAATCGTTGATCATATTTCTTCCGTATAATTCGCCTAAACTCACTTCATAAATTTTAGACATATCAAACTGCTCTTTGCAGCCTTCTGTAAAAGCTAAAAACTTATCCGGAAAAGCTCTCTGAGTTTCTGTCAGATTATCAAAAAGCTGGGTTTTGTTGTTCCATGTTTCGTACCAGTGATAGCCGATTCCTGATGCGTATTTTGAAGTTTCGGGATCGCTTAACGTTGTTGTAGCTCTCTGGTAAATCAAATCACGGTTATGATCCCAAATCATCACTTTTTTATCCTTGAAACCATTTTTCCAAAGAGTTGGACCTAAATTATTTTTAAGAAACTCCCCTTCCTCTTCCGCAGAATAAATACACGATTCCCACGTCTGCGTTGCCATTGGTTCGTTCTGAACCGTCAGTCCCCAGACATTGATTCCTCTTTTTTCGTATTCTTTAATGAATTTAATATAATAATCTGCCCATGTCTGGTAAAATGCATTTTCCAGCCTCCCTCCTTTCAGCATACTTTTATTTGACTTCATCCAAGACGGAGGACTCCACGGTGAAAAATAAAAGGTAAAATCTTTTCCGATTGACTTTTGCGCTTCTTTAATCATCGGAATTTTATACTTTTCATCGTGCGAAACAGTAAAGGATTTTAACGAATTATCGTTTTCCTGAACATAGGTGTAAGAATCGCTTGAGAAATCACACGAATTCATATTGGTACGGACAACTGTGTACCCCAAACCGTTTTTTCCGTAATAGGCTTCAATAATTTCTTTCTGCTTATCTTTCGGAAGTTTGTAAAAAGTTTCTGCGGAAGCATCCGTAATGGCACCACCGATTCCTATTAACTTCTGATATTTAAAGTCCGGATCTACAAAAATACAGGCATCCGTTTCTTTGGGCTGACCAAATTTCTCGAATTTTACCGTGCCTTTATCCACCATCTTTTCGTTGGTTTTGGAATTGGTAAGGAAAACTTTTGCTGTTTTACCTGCATTTTTCTTCCAGTAGCTTTGCGCGTTGGCATTGAAAGTCAAACCGACAACCAAGCAACTTACAATTAATCTCTTCATTATTATCTTTTCTTATTTTTTATATTAAACCACCCCGTCTAAATTTTCTTTGAAAATTTATCCACCCCTCCAAAGGAGGGGAATTTAGGGTTCTATATTTTATTTATTCTGATAAACTCTTACGTAATCGATCTCATATTTCTGAGGAAAAATGGTATCATCAATTCCTTCTTTTCCACCCCAGAAACCGCCGACTGCAAGATTCAGAATGATGAAATATGGCTGATCAAAAGGCCATGCTTCATACGTTTTTTCTTTGTTTTCATAGGTGAAAAATTTCTGATCATCAATATAAACATCAATTTTCTCCGGCGTCCAGTCTGCTTTGTATACATGAAACTTCTCACTCGCATCTTTCACAATCAAAGTATCCGTTTTCTGTGTTCCGATGATGTGGTTATACTTCTTTGTATGCACCGAAGCATGAATGTACCCCTGATTAAATCCTACATGTTCCATGATATCCAGTTCTCCGTCATCGGGCCATTTTTTCATATTTTCGCTCATCATCCAGATCGCAGGCCATGTTCCGCGACCTTTAGGAAGTCTGGCACGAACCTCAACAGTTCCGTACTGAAAGGAAAATTTACCTCTCGTCAATAATCTTGCAGAAGTATATTTATTCTTTTCCCAGTTTTCTTTTCTGGCTTCAATGATTAAATTTCCGTTTTCAATTCTTGCATTTTCCGGACGGTTTTTTGTGTAAAACTGAGCTTCATTATTGCCGTAACCGTCGCCTCCGACATCGTAATTCCATTTTGCAGAATCTGGCAACCCTTTATAATTAAATTCATCGCTCCAGATTAAATTTCTGTTGGAATCTGGTTTGTTTGAAGCACAATGTACTGTTGAAAAAACGAGAGTTCCTCCGATAATGAAATGGAAAATATGTTGAAGTTTTATTTTCAAAGTTTAATGTTTTAGGTTTATATTTTAACGCAAAGATTTATTAATTACAAAATGTTCAGTGAGCAAAGATTGCGACCAATCATTGATGAAGCATTATGATAAACGTTAGCTTCATCAAATCAGCTTTGCTGATTCTTCTTTGCCTCCTTAAAATCAATAATTCGTTTTCTTAATCTTTGCGTTAAAAATTCTAGATTAAGATTTAATTATTATTTAATTTATTCTCAACACTTGCCATTCTGAGGAACGAGGAATCTATTTTAAATGTTGGTCATTTAGATTCTTCACTCCGCTTCTGAACTGCGTTCGTAGACTTTCTGTCTATGTTCCGAATAACAACAATATGTTTAAAAGTTAATTTAATTATTTTCAAAGTCTGTCATACTGGAAGCATCTCTCTAAGTTATTATGTAGATTCTTTCAGAATGACAAATGTTTTGTTTAATTAATATTTTTATAAAAAACGTTCATTCTTCTACCGCCAAAAGCGGGTTTTATCCCGCTCTTAGTAAGTAAATAAACCAATATTATTTTAACCAATTAATTCTTTTTGTCTGAACATTTTTAGAATCAGTTCCAATCATAATGTCAAATTCACCACCTTCCCAGTCGTAATTAAGCTGGTCGTCGTAAAATTTCAGATTTTCAGGAGTTAAACTGAAACTGATGGTTTTTGTTTCTCCTTTTTTAATGAAAACTTTCTGGAAACCTTTTAGTTCCTTCACAGGTCTTACCACTTTTCCGAACAAATCTCTGATGTACAACTGCACCACTTCTTCCCCGTCGTAATTTCCACTGTTGGTAACATTTACACTAATGTTTAATGTCTGATTTCCTTTAAGATTATTTGAGCTTAAATTCATATCAGAATATTTAAACTGAGTATAACTTAAACCATAGCCAAACGGAAATTTCGGATCATTATCCAGATCAATGTATGCGGAAACGTAGTTTCTGTCGGTATTGTTTTTTGCAGGTCTTCCGGTGTTGTAATGATTATAATAAACCGGAATTTGTCCCTCCGTTCTAGGGAACGTCATCGGAAGTTTTCCGCCCGGATTTACCGTTCCGAAAAGAACATCGGCAATAGAATTTCCGGCTTCCGTTCCCAGCCACCAAGTATACATGATTGCCGGAATATTGTCTGCTGCCCAATCGAAAACCAAAGGTCTTCCCGCGTTGATCATCAAGACAATCGGCTTTCCTGTTTTAGCAATTTCTTTCAGAAGATCTTCCTGAACGCCGGAAAAATGGATGTTGCTTCTGCTTTTTGCTTCACCGCTCATCGCGTGACCTTCTCCTAACGTCATGATCACGACATCTGCTTTTTTCGCTGTTTTCACCGCTTCAGCAAACATGGATCTATCCTGATCGTCAACATTTGCTCCTTTTGCATAAAGTAATGTTGAATTTTTATCTAATTGATTTTTAATTCCGTCAAACTGCGTTACAATTCTCTGGTTATCATCTTTAAAAGACACCGACCAAAATCCGTGGTTGGCAGAAGTTTCTTTTCCAAAAGGACCAATTAAAGCAACCTTTTTTATAGATCTCGAAAGAGGTAAAATATTTTTTTCATTTTTAAGCAAAACGATGCTTTTTGATCCAAATTCTCTTCCGAATTTTCTGTTTTCCTGATTGTTGGTCTGTTCCTGCTGTCTTTTTTCACTGCTGAAACGGTAAGGATCGTCAAACAATCCCATTTCGAATTTTTTAACCAAAATTCTTTTTGCGGCATCATCAATCAGCTTCGGATCTACTTTTCCTTCTTTAACCAGATTAGGAAGTTCTGCCATGTAAGCGCGGCTTTCCATATCCATGTCGCTTCCTGCAATAATTGCTC
Encoded proteins:
- a CDS encoding SMI1/KNR4 family protein, with the translated sequence MDETIEKLNQYLSVLRPEFYSQLNNPLTDEQIDTLEDYYKLEIPTDLRILYKWKNGQNMNCYDSFVNNSMFIPLNQALFDASELNMMIGTDFEIENWWNKNWIPIFQNGGGDSICYDVKGIFTGQKNQLIEFWHADNDRNIISGSLKSFLTKLIDFYEAKDNIDFDEYFRIRNIDGYPKRFIVE
- a CDS encoding nucleoside phosphorylase, whose protein sequence is MLNKLAASELVLNEDGSVYHLNLLPEDIAEKIILVGDPDRVAKVSKYFDKVEVKKNKREFYTHTGTLRGERITVMSTGIGTENIDIVMNELDALVNIDLKNKEFKAEHSALQLFRMGTCGSVNPEVQVDNMLVTQNVVGLDGLMHFYQDYAFENEFSRNFTEKFPYPKIKPMLYFADWAEELGELYKDAKYHGNTATFPGFYAPQGRQLRLKAVDDKFLETLNDLGVTNFEMETSAIYALSKLLGHKAITVNNVIANRRRGEFSADHHASEKNLIEWVLERIIK
- a CDS encoding tetratricopeptide repeat protein, coding for MKYVIIFAAILAVLIIYTVISSRKSLKNAPGRLINARKLYTNGDYNAALKELREAFVLPFGDKVTLQYRTHVLAVLDLLTEILNKMNVKADKLTAKLYKRLNEATGTIQIEEYLLKPINDFFENTESDEKLAEFLKKAAMSGEIGVVYSDDNSGPDISNRTNEFINRGGKFLMKGEYQKAIDVYNEALTQSWDQQDEAFLYDQLASCHLMNKDIVAAEANYQKSISIKPYYTNMWNYCDFLIYNKRKADAETQMSQLAALIKTKSDQKDYDSLFKKWYSLS
- a CDS encoding enoyl-ACP reductase FabI, which encodes MSYGLLKGKKGIIFGALNEQSIAWKVAERCHEEGAEFILSNAPIALRMGELNGLAEKTGSEVIGADATSIEDLEKLFDAAVAKFGKIDFILHSIGMSINVRKGKHYTEMNYDWLEKGWDISAVSFHKVMRVAWEKDCMNEWGSILALTYIAAQRTFPDYNDMSDNKAYLESIARTFGNYWGERKVRVNTVSQSPTMTTAGSGVKGFGGFLGYAEDMSPLGNATALECADYCVTLFSDLTKKVTMQNLFHDGGFSSSGVTQRVISKYDAE
- a CDS encoding glycoside hydrolase family 16 protein is translated as MKIKLQHIFHFIIGGTLVFSTVHCASNKPDSNRNLIWSDEFNYKGLPDSAKWNYDVGGDGYGNNEAQFYTKNRPENARIENGNLIIEARKENWEKNKYTSARLLTRGKFSFQYGTVEVRARLPKGRGTWPAIWMMSENMKKWPDDGELDIMEHVGFNQGYIHASVHTKKYNHIIGTQKTDTLIVKDASEKFHVYKADWTPEKIDVYIDDQKFFTYENKEKTYEAWPFDQPYFIILNLAVGGFWGGKEGIDDTIFPQKYEIDYVRVYQNK
- the bglX gene encoding beta-glucosidase BglX; this encodes MKRVYFLLAVTAFGINTFAQKTIDQKVSELLSKMTLEEKVGQLVQYSGFEYATGPQNSNSASVLNEIKHGKVGSMLNVAGAEETRKFQELALQSRLKIPLLFGQDVIHGYRTTFPVNLGQAASWDLKLIEKSERIAATEASAYGIHWTFAPMVDIARDPRWGRVMEGSGEDTYLGTQIGLARIRGFQGKGLGNLDAIMACAKHFAAYGAAVGGRDYNSVDMSLRQLNETYLPPFKAAAEAGVATFMNSFNDINGIPATANKYILRDLLKGKWNYKGFVVSDWGSIGEMVPHGYAKDNKEAAERAIIAGSDMDMESRAYMAELPNLVKEGKVDPKLIDDAAKRILVKKFEMGLFDDPYRFSSEKRQQEQTNNQENRKFGREFGSKSIVLLKNEKNILPLSRSIKKVALIGPFGKETSANHGFWSVSFKDDNQRIVTQFDGIKNQLDKNSTLLYAKGANVDDQDRSMFAEAVKTAKKADVVIMTLGEGHAMSGEAKSRSNIHFSGVQEDLLKEIAKTGKPIVLMINAGRPLVFDWAADNIPAIMYTWWLGTEAGNSIADVLFGTVNPGGKLPMTFPRTEGQIPVYYNHYNTGRPAKNNTDRNYVSAYIDLDNDPKFPFGYGLSYTQFKYSDMNLSSNNLKGNQTLNISVNVTNSGNYDGEEVVQLYIRDLFGKVVRPVKELKGFQKVFIKKGETKTISFSLTPENLKFYDDQLNYDWEGGEFDIMIGTDSKNVQTKRINWLK
- a CDS encoding glycoside hydrolase family 30 protein, whose amino-acid sequence is MKRLIVSCLVVGLTFNANAQSYWKKNAGKTAKVFLTNSKTNEKMVDKGTVKFEKFGQPKETDACIFVDPDFKYQKLIGIGGAITDASAETFYKLPKDKQKEIIEAYYGKNGLGYTVVRTNMNSCDFSSDSYTYVQENDNSLKSFTVSHDEKYKIPMIKEAQKSIGKDFTFYFSPWSPPSWMKSNKSMLKGGRLENAFYQTWADYYIKFIKEYEKRGINVWGLTVQNEPMATQTWESCIYSAEEEGEFLKNNLGPTLWKNGFKDKKVMIWDHNRDLIYQRATTTLSDPETSKYASGIGYHWYETWNNKTQLFDNLTETQRAFPDKFLAFTEGCKEQFDMSKIYEVSLGELYGRNMINDFNKGTALWTDWNVLLDETGGPNHVGNFCFAPIIADTKTGELHYTYEYYYVGHVSKFIKPKAVRIGTSSNRAALTSTTFMNENGQLVTVIMNDTDNDMDTNLWIEGMAAKLSAPAHSIQTVIL